In Colwellia sp. PAMC 20917, a single genomic region encodes these proteins:
- a CDS encoding sensor histidine kinase encodes MISALIPDNELARLAALDEYNILDTPSELAYDQLTELVSSVCGTPIVLISFIDEKRQWFKSHYGLEVGETPRDIAFCAHAIHHDDVFEIQDSRKDKRFHDNPLVTGPAQVIFYAGAPLITPEGLRLGTLCAIDNKPSQFTDIQKKQLTIIAQQVVAHLELNKVARIKDSLVSKSLSLTSTLVAKNKELEQFVFAVSHDLKSPLVTINGFTSTLAKELLSQTTEKQQHRFSRILKNVQHMGDLLTNLLELSRVMKGDITKEPHDVTSLIEKNWQRLLTKNRILNAELILTRPLHSILTHQPLFSQCIDNLLKNALQYRSVERDLQVKIHTEVSDTSISLFIRDNGLGIENNDHARAFHIFEQIVEGEGTGIGLTIVKAVMEKHSGLVTLTSEIDQGCCFELLFPKI; translated from the coding sequence ATGATATCAGCTTTAATACCCGACAATGAACTCGCTCGTTTAGCAGCATTAGATGAGTATAATATTTTAGATACGCCATCTGAGCTAGCCTATGATCAGCTCACCGAGCTTGTCTCCAGTGTCTGTGGTACTCCTATTGTGCTAATTTCTTTTATCGACGAAAAGCGACAATGGTTTAAGTCTCATTACGGGCTTGAAGTAGGAGAGACTCCGCGTGATATTGCCTTTTGTGCGCATGCTATTCATCATGATGACGTCTTTGAAATACAGGACAGTCGTAAAGATAAACGTTTTCATGACAACCCTTTAGTAACCGGACCCGCTCAAGTTATTTTTTATGCAGGTGCTCCATTGATAACACCTGAAGGTCTAAGGTTGGGGACTTTATGTGCCATCGACAACAAACCGTCACAATTTACCGATATTCAAAAAAAACAGTTAACCATTATTGCTCAGCAAGTTGTTGCCCATTTAGAGCTCAATAAAGTTGCCCGTATCAAAGATAGCCTTGTTTCGAAGTCGTTGTCATTAACGAGTACATTAGTGGCAAAAAATAAGGAACTTGAACAGTTTGTTTTTGCGGTATCACATGACTTGAAATCACCTTTGGTCACTATTAACGGTTTTACGTCCACGTTAGCAAAAGAATTATTGTCTCAAACTACCGAAAAGCAGCAGCACCGTTTTAGCAGAATACTTAAAAATGTTCAGCATATGGGGGATCTGCTGACTAATTTACTTGAGCTTTCTAGAGTCATGAAAGGGGATATCACTAAAGAACCTCATGATGTAACTAGTCTTATTGAAAAAAATTGGCAGAGATTGTTAACTAAAAACAGAATATTGAACGCTGAGCTTATCTTAACTAGACCCTTACACTCCATTTTGACTCATCAGCCACTTTTTTCACAATGTATCGATAACTTATTAAAAAATGCCTTGCAATATCGGAGCGTTGAGCGGGATCTACAAGTAAAAATTCATACTGAAGTATCAGATACATCGATATCTTTATTTATCCGTGACAATGGCTTGGGTATCGAAAATAATGATCACGCACGTGCTTTTCATATTTTTGAGCAGATTGTTGAAGGTGAAGGGACTGGAATTGGCTTGACTATTGTTAAGGCAGTAATGGAAAAACACAGCGGTTTAGTGACTCTAACCTCTGAAATAGATCAAGGATGTTGCTTTGAATTGCTTTTTCCAAAAATATAA
- a CDS encoding YgiQ family radical SAM protein has protein sequence MLTQVKTSLFEYPKYWAECYGTAPFLPMSRSEMDTLGWDSCDIILVTGDAYVDHPSFGMAIIGRMLESQGFRVGIIAQPAWHTKDAFMELGQPNLFFGVTAGNMDSMINRYTAERRMRHDDAYTPNDEGGKRPDRAVTAYTQRCKEAYKGVPVIIGGIEASLRRIAHYDYWTDKVRQSVLFDSKADILVYGNAERPLIEIAHRIANGEEVKNITDVRGSAFLANQVLPNWKGIDSRSIDKPGKIDPIISPYQEITSTDCSENSAEADAAAKNTDTDITKTAQVIELTPHRAEQHKNKSWADKKKPWETTYINLPTFEQVRDNKVLYAHASRIFHQEVNPTSAKPLVQRHGSRLIWLNPPATPLTESEMDGVFGLPYARVPHPSYGDAKIPAYDMIKTSVNIMRGCFGGCTFCSITEHEGRIIQSRSQESILNEIKDIQLKVPGFTGVISDLGGPTANMYQLNCKSEKAEATCRKPSCVWPTICGHLDTDHTPTIELYRAARKIPGIKKVLIASGVRYDLAIQDPEYVKELATHHVGGYLKIAPEHTEEGPLNSMMKPGMGSYDKFKEMFDHYSKLAGKKQYLIPYFISAHPGTTDRDMVNLALWLKSNDFKLDQVQNFYPSPLANATTLYHTEIDSLRNVNKNSKSVAVPKGTIQRRLHKAILRYHDPANWPMLRQAFTKMGLGKTLIGSKPGCLVPNETRGEKEQQHYKNNGKGKNNAKGNKTTFGKKPVTTKPAYGKKPSTSSAAEKSKQGLTRFSENQFDDRKPKQPFGKKKK, from the coding sequence ATGCTCACACAAGTAAAAACCTCATTGTTCGAATACCCAAAATACTGGGCTGAATGCTATGGAACAGCGCCGTTTTTACCTATGTCTCGAAGTGAGATGGACACGCTTGGTTGGGATTCTTGTGATATTATTTTAGTAACTGGCGATGCTTATGTTGACCATCCAAGTTTTGGAATGGCAATTATTGGTCGGATGTTAGAGTCGCAAGGGTTTCGTGTTGGTATTATCGCTCAACCTGCATGGCATACCAAAGATGCCTTTATGGAGTTAGGTCAGCCTAATCTATTTTTTGGCGTTACAGCCGGAAATATGGATTCAATGATCAATCGTTATACTGCTGAACGTCGAATGCGTCATGACGATGCCTACACGCCAAACGATGAAGGCGGCAAACGTCCAGACAGAGCAGTAACTGCATATACTCAGCGCTGTAAAGAAGCTTATAAAGGTGTGCCGGTAATTATTGGCGGCATCGAAGCAAGTTTACGTCGCATTGCCCACTACGATTACTGGACAGACAAAGTACGTCAATCGGTATTATTTGATTCAAAAGCAGATATCCTCGTCTACGGTAATGCCGAACGCCCCTTAATTGAAATTGCCCACCGTATTGCAAATGGTGAGGAAGTTAAAAATATCACTGATGTTCGCGGTAGTGCTTTTCTTGCTAACCAAGTATTACCCAACTGGAAAGGTATCGACTCTCGTTCGATAGATAAACCCGGTAAAATAGACCCAATAATCAGTCCTTATCAAGAAATCACCTCTACTGATTGTTCTGAGAACAGTGCAGAAGCAGATGCTGCGGCTAAAAACACCGACACTGATATAACCAAAACAGCACAAGTGATTGAACTGACACCGCATCGGGCAGAGCAACATAAAAATAAATCTTGGGCCGATAAAAAGAAGCCTTGGGAAACAACTTATATTAACTTACCTACTTTCGAACAAGTACGTGATAATAAAGTATTGTATGCCCATGCTTCGCGTATTTTTCACCAGGAAGTTAACCCTACTTCTGCTAAACCTTTAGTACAGCGTCATGGCAGCAGACTTATTTGGTTAAATCCACCTGCAACCCCCTTAACAGAAAGTGAAATGGATGGTGTATTTGGCTTACCTTATGCCCGAGTACCGCACCCAAGTTACGGTGATGCAAAAATCCCTGCCTATGACATGATAAAAACTTCGGTTAACATCATGCGTGGTTGTTTTGGTGGTTGTACTTTTTGTTCGATAACAGAGCATGAAGGCAGAATTATTCAGAGTCGTTCACAAGAATCAATACTCAATGAAATAAAAGATATTCAACTAAAAGTACCAGGATTTACCGGTGTAATATCTGACTTAGGTGGTCCTACCGCCAATATGTATCAGCTAAATTGTAAAAGTGAAAAAGCTGAGGCAACCTGTCGTAAACCCTCTTGTGTATGGCCAACAATATGTGGTCATTTAGATACAGATCATACGCCTACTATTGAGCTATATCGTGCTGCAAGAAAAATACCTGGTATCAAGAAAGTATTAATCGCATCAGGCGTTAGGTACGATTTAGCGATTCAAGATCCGGAATATGTCAAAGAACTAGCGACACATCATGTTGGAGGTTACTTAAAAATAGCCCCAGAGCATACTGAGGAAGGTCCTTTAAATAGCATGATGAAGCCAGGTATGGGCAGCTATGATAAATTTAAAGAAATGTTTGATCATTACTCTAAGTTAGCCGGTAAAAAACAATATTTAATTCCATACTTTATTTCTGCACATCCAGGCACAACAGATCGTGATATGGTTAACTTAGCACTTTGGTTAAAAAGTAATGATTTTAAATTAGACCAAGTTCAAAACTTTTATCCATCACCTTTAGCCAATGCCACCACTTTGTACCACACTGAAATAGATTCACTGCGAAACGTTAATAAAAACAGCAAGAGTGTTGCCGTACCTAAAGGCACTATTCAGCGTCGCTTACATAAAGCTATATTACGTTATCATGATCCCGCTAACTGGCCGATGCTTCGCCAAGCTTTTACTAAAATGGGCTTAGGAAAGACGCTAATTGGTTCTAAACCGGGCTGTCTGGTACCCAACGAAACCCGTGGCGAGAAAGAACAGCAACACTATAAGAATAACGGTAAAGGAAAAAATAACGCTAAAGGAAATAAAACCACCTTTGGCAAAAAGCCAGTAACAACTAAGCCGGCTTATGGCAAGAAGCCGTCGACAAGTTCAGCTGCTGAGAAAAGTAAGCAAGGCTTAACACGTTTCTCTGAAAACCAGTTTGATGATAGAAAGCCAAAGCAACCATTTGGTAAAAAGAAAAAGTAA
- a CDS encoding hybrid sensor histidine kinase/response regulator, which translates to MKVMVIEDNPDHFEIIEDAFASITEIHVHVVRSETLSAGAARLSSEHFDICLCDLQLPDSTIRETVLWLSLQTNPLPMVILTSVNSIEIAQTLLNKGVQDYLSKDELTPQLLYKTCCYAIERFRHQQEFAGYNQDMQAFCASLSHDFNGHISRIMGVSKALKADLTSRIDCTPNELKWFDYLEKSTTDVHSLVSDLQSYLSVGYTNQVFETVNLKQVITKAVRSLKDTIQTDFKVNIPDELANISGNIALLQLLFQNLIANSIKFNNSLPIIDIVMDDTGNYIKVLLQDNGIGFDPIHVDKIFSPFNRLVNGKKFSGSGLGLSIVKRIIEHHSGSIEAKSELGVGSLFTVKFKKVKVIAKQTG; encoded by the coding sequence ATGAAAGTAATGGTAATAGAGGACAACCCTGATCATTTTGAGATTATTGAAGATGCTTTTGCATCTATTACAGAAATACATGTTCATGTCGTAAGGTCAGAAACTTTATCTGCAGGTGCTGCAAGACTTTCCTCTGAACACTTTGATATATGCCTGTGTGACTTACAACTGCCTGATTCCACTATAAGGGAAACTGTACTGTGGTTAAGTCTACAAACGAATCCCTTGCCAATGGTGATATTGACCTCAGTAAACAGTATTGAAATTGCGCAAACATTGCTCAACAAAGGTGTTCAAGATTATTTATCTAAAGACGAATTAACACCACAGTTATTATATAAAACATGTTGTTATGCTATAGAGAGATTTAGGCACCAACAAGAATTTGCTGGATATAATCAAGACATGCAAGCATTTTGTGCTAGCTTGTCTCATGATTTCAATGGTCATATTAGTCGTATTATGGGGGTGTCTAAGGCATTAAAAGCTGATTTAACCTCAAGAATAGACTGTACACCCAATGAATTAAAATGGTTTGACTACCTTGAGAAAAGTACCACGGATGTACATAGCTTAGTATCAGACTTACAAAGTTACTTATCTGTAGGCTATACAAATCAAGTATTCGAAACAGTTAACTTAAAGCAGGTTATTACTAAAGCGGTTAGATCACTTAAAGACACAATACAAACGGATTTTAAAGTGAATATACCGGATGAGCTGGCTAATATCTCAGGTAACATTGCTTTGTTACAACTATTGTTCCAAAATCTAATTGCTAACAGCATAAAATTTAATAATAGCTTACCAATTATCGACATAGTCATGGATGATACCGGTAATTATATTAAAGTGTTATTGCAAGACAATGGTATCGGTTTCGATCCAATACATGTTGATAAAATATTCTCGCCGTTTAATCGACTAGTTAATGGTAAAAAATTCTCAGGCTCAGGCTTAGGCTTAAGTATTGTTAAGCGTATTATTGAACATCATAGTGGTAGTATCGAAGCGAAATCTGAATTAGGTGTAGGAAGTCTATTTACCGTAAAATTTAAGAAAGTCAAAGTAATAGCTAAACAAACTGGTTAA
- a CDS encoding S9 family peptidase: MKIKILTAAISLSLVACVTTTADQSAENILDDNYSNNKSVAAAKEVKTIAIAKAVTPKESLLANNDLLITLEQIMSDPDWMGRSPQSWYWGDDNQTIFYKQKRAGSPLSDLYRQATLDKEAEKVKLAQMHVVSDINAQRNKANTHEVYTFEGNVFVKELASLDVQQLTYTSAYEYSTMFLNNGNVAYRVGNKFFEHDLSSNKIIELANLQLKKDPKDSEESQSYIASEQHDLIAYVALQKRNSELRNNQQEKLKAQNATLTKSDFYLGDNKRINHASLSPNGDKLIVSISSGESSQADSDIMPNYIADDGHIKAEKVRQRVADNRQYNDELFLLDLKSGQQFPLSYDVLPGADEDVLANVKTENYQREGKVYQSQKSPRNIHVMQANSPIQWHENGKQVAVLLEAWDNKDRWLTTVNLMENKLESQHRLHDDAWINWSFNEFGWLKGDNTLYYLSEETGYSHLYSKNLAGKAKQLTRGQFEISDVSLTQDKSRFVFKANKKHPGIYEIYQVDIKSGQFSALTDLGGMNDYALSPDDSTLLIEHSTVAMPPELYVKALKDDATAIRLTHTVSEKFLSMPWTAPSVVAVPSSYQDEPVYSRVYLPKDYDKTADKNRAVMFSHGAGYLQNSHLGWSGYFREYMFHSMLVQQGYVVIDMDYRASAGYGRDWRTAIYRHMGKPEVQDMRDGVNWLVDNANVDRQRIGTYGGSYGGFLTLMSMFTQPDLFQSGSALRLVSDWAYYNHGYTSNILNTPGDDAIAYERSSPIYFAEGLEKPLLINAPMVDDNVFFQDTVRLVQRLIELEKQNFETAIYPVEPHGFVQPSSWLNEYRRIYKLFENTL, translated from the coding sequence ATGAAAATAAAAATATTAACCGCTGCTATAAGTTTATCTTTAGTTGCCTGTGTAACAACAACGGCTGATCAATCGGCTGAAAATATTTTAGATGATAACTACAGCAATAATAAATCTGTGGCGGCCGCTAAAGAAGTAAAGACAATCGCTATTGCTAAAGCCGTTACCCCAAAAGAGTCTTTGTTAGCAAATAACGACTTATTAATCACCTTAGAACAAATTATGTCTGACCCAGATTGGATGGGGCGTTCACCACAAAGTTGGTATTGGGGCGATGATAATCAAACTATTTTTTACAAACAAAAGCGTGCTGGTAGTCCACTAAGTGATTTATACCGCCAAGCGACGTTGGACAAGGAAGCAGAAAAAGTTAAATTAGCGCAAATGCATGTGGTCAGTGATATAAATGCACAGCGAAATAAAGCCAATACGCATGAAGTTTACACTTTTGAAGGCAATGTTTTTGTCAAAGAGCTGGCGAGTTTAGATGTTCAACAACTGACTTATACGTCAGCTTATGAATATTCAACGATGTTTTTAAATAATGGTAATGTCGCTTACCGAGTTGGCAACAAATTTTTTGAACATGACTTATCCAGTAACAAAATTATTGAATTAGCTAATTTACAATTAAAAAAAGATCCTAAAGACAGTGAGGAGAGTCAGAGCTATATTGCCAGTGAACAACATGACTTAATCGCTTATGTTGCCTTGCAAAAAAGAAATAGCGAACTGCGAAATAATCAACAAGAAAAACTCAAAGCGCAAAACGCTACACTGACTAAGAGTGATTTCTATTTAGGTGATAATAAACGTATCAATCACGCGAGTCTATCGCCCAACGGTGATAAGCTTATTGTCAGTATTAGTAGCGGTGAATCAAGCCAAGCTGATAGTGATATTATGCCTAACTATATTGCCGATGATGGTCATATAAAAGCGGAAAAGGTCCGTCAGCGTGTTGCTGATAATCGTCAATATAATGATGAGCTTTTTTTACTTGATTTAAAGTCAGGTCAACAATTCCCACTTTCTTACGACGTTTTACCCGGTGCTGATGAAGATGTACTTGCCAATGTGAAAACTGAGAACTATCAACGAGAAGGTAAGGTTTATCAGTCGCAAAAATCACCCCGTAATATTCATGTTATGCAAGCTAATTCCCCTATTCAATGGCACGAAAACGGTAAACAAGTTGCAGTATTGCTAGAAGCATGGGACAACAAAGACCGTTGGTTAACAACGGTTAATTTAATGGAGAATAAGCTAGAGAGCCAACATCGCTTACATGATGATGCTTGGATCAACTGGAGCTTTAATGAGTTTGGTTGGTTAAAAGGTGACAATACCTTGTACTACCTCTCAGAAGAAACTGGCTATTCTCATCTTTACAGTAAAAACTTAGCAGGTAAAGCCAAACAACTCACCCGTGGTCAATTTGAAATCAGTGATGTGAGCCTAACGCAAGATAAGTCACGTTTCGTCTTTAAAGCGAATAAGAAACACCCTGGTATTTATGAAATCTATCAAGTAGATATAAAATCTGGTCAGTTCAGTGCTTTAACTGATTTAGGTGGTATGAATGACTATGCATTAAGCCCAGATGATTCAACCTTATTAATTGAACATTCAACAGTAGCTATGCCTCCAGAGCTTTATGTTAAAGCACTTAAAGATGATGCTACGGCGATACGCTTAACTCATACGGTCTCTGAAAAATTCTTAAGTATGCCTTGGACTGCGCCAAGTGTGGTTGCTGTGCCTTCTTCGTATCAAGATGAACCTGTTTATTCTCGTGTTTATTTACCAAAAGACTATGATAAAACGGCTGATAAAAATCGCGCGGTAATGTTTAGCCATGGCGCTGGCTATCTACAAAACTCTCATTTAGGTTGGTCTGGGTATTTTAGAGAATACATGTTCCATAGTATGTTAGTGCAACAAGGTTATGTCGTTATTGATATGGATTATCGTGCTTCTGCAGGATACGGCCGTGATTGGCGAACAGCTATCTATCGCCACATGGGTAAACCTGAAGTACAAGATATGCGTGATGGCGTAAACTGGTTAGTTGATAATGCTAATGTCGACCGTCAACGTATTGGTACTTATGGCGGTTCGTATGGCGGCTTTCTAACCTTAATGTCTATGTTCACTCAGCCTGATTTATTTCAGTCAGGTTCGGCACTGCGCTTAGTTTCTGACTGGGCCTATTATAATCATGGTTATACCTCAAATATTTTGAACACCCCTGGCGATGACGCAATTGCTTATGAGAGAAGTTCACCTATTTATTTTGCTGAGGGCTTAGAAAAACCCTTATTAATTAATGCGCCAATGGTCGACGACAATGTCTTTTTTCAAGATACCGTACGTTTGGTGCAACGCTTGATTGAGTTAGAAAAGCAAAACTTCGAAACGGCTATTTATCCAGTCGAACCTCATGGTTTTGTCCAGCCAAGTTCTTGGTTAAATGAATATCGACGCATCTATAAGTTATTTGAAAATACCTTGTAA
- a CDS encoding sensor histidine kinase, with the protein MNSKNSVLTALLLFFITLEVLIALDYVSKQKDMREQRVSVYSVIIKLQSQIGYVGLIHNFKNAILRPNEPHYRADAFENYRKANIQLDKLEAQGALILGQLNMLAVRDMLMAYKERLSLLPALTEKNMSISEVDNYLRYDDEPSHIEIKVVADKIAILLEEQMSGLLHNSLKFGFIVLVALLLTLVAIIRFFFKDQQNALAQSTMLNIKMERHKAEMARSQAILLSMMEDVEKERRQAIKLNKQLVNKNKEMEQFIYTVSHDLKSPLVTISAFSHKLQLELVDKLTEKQTYRMSRIIENVDNMERVLTDLLDLSRIVQQAIETSAINVKQVVEQQSAALEEGLLKANATINLADNLHTVNANQRLVSEGILNLLSNAIRYRDPVTPLLIDIFTSQTKLSTTIHVRDNGIGIDSKYHSLIFGIFEKLSATKGTGVGLTIVKTIMDKHNGKVLLTSALGEGCCFSLEFPNDVKGNNKTVT; encoded by the coding sequence ATGAATTCTAAGAATTCGGTGTTAACTGCGCTATTATTATTCTTTATCACACTAGAAGTCCTTATTGCACTCGATTACGTATCGAAACAAAAAGACATGCGTGAGCAACGCGTTTCGGTGTATTCGGTTATTATCAAACTGCAAAGTCAGATTGGTTATGTTGGTTTAATACATAATTTTAAAAATGCGATCTTACGGCCCAATGAACCGCACTATCGGGCGGATGCTTTTGAAAACTACCGTAAGGCAAACATCCAATTAGATAAACTAGAAGCACAAGGTGCGTTAATTCTTGGGCAACTTAACATGTTAGCGGTAAGAGACATGCTGATGGCTTATAAGGAAAGGTTATCCTTGTTACCAGCCTTGACAGAGAAAAATATGAGCATAAGTGAAGTCGATAATTATTTGCGTTACGACGATGAGCCTTCTCATATTGAAATAAAAGTTGTCGCTGATAAAATTGCGATTTTACTTGAAGAGCAGATGTCTGGCTTACTTCATAATAGCCTTAAATTTGGCTTTATTGTGCTAGTTGCTTTGTTATTGACCTTAGTCGCCATCATCCGTTTTTTCTTTAAAGATCAGCAGAATGCACTTGCGCAAAGTACTATGTTAAACATTAAGATGGAAAGGCATAAAGCTGAGATGGCTCGTTCACAAGCCATCTTATTGAGTATGATGGAAGATGTTGAAAAAGAAAGACGTCAAGCGATTAAACTCAACAAGCAATTAGTTAATAAGAACAAAGAAATGGAACAGTTTATCTATACCGTTTCACACGATCTTAAATCGCCATTAGTCACCATTTCCGCTTTTAGTCATAAATTACAATTAGAACTTGTTGATAAGTTGACCGAAAAGCAAACATATCGCATGAGTCGCATCATCGAAAATGTTGATAATATGGAGAGGGTATTAACCGATTTACTCGATTTATCTCGTATTGTTCAACAAGCTATAGAAACCTCTGCGATTAATGTTAAGCAAGTCGTCGAACAACAAAGTGCCGCATTAGAAGAGGGACTTCTCAAAGCCAATGCTACTATTAACCTAGCTGACAATTTACATACCGTAAATGCCAATCAACGCTTGGTGTCTGAGGGGATACTGAATTTACTCAGCAACGCCATACGCTATCGAGATCCAGTGACTCCTTTGCTTATTGACATTTTTACCAGCCAAACAAAATTATCGACAACAATTCATGTAAGAGACAACGGTATAGGCATTGACTCAAAATACCATAGCTTAATTTTTGGTATCTTTGAAAAGCTTTCCGCAACAAAAGGTACTGGCGTTGGCTTAACGATTGTTAAAACAATAATGGATAAGCATAACGGCAAGGTGCTACTTACTTCAGCACTGGGCGAAGGGTGTTGTTTTTCTCTTGAATTTCCGAACGATGTCAAAGGTAATAATAAAACAGTGACTTAA
- a CDS encoding two-component system response regulator, with the protein MRILIVDDDEIDSALVKRALSTSLQNSYEVKEADSVAKGLALIEAETFDVILLDYHMPEVNGIEMIIDIRSRPNLGNTAIIVISAAQDSSIALNCIEAGAQDFIPKIDISHVKLHQAIIHSKKRFEMEQQMHESYLALKNMAETDQLTGLHNRYYFDETLKFMIANSDRSKLSVGMLALDLDDFKHVNDSLGHHAGDQLLVDLVGRVKECLRINDGFARLGGDEFAITLANVHSVEEVNMIANRILTSFQKPFLIDGHRIKCTISMGAALYPNDADSRVQLVKCADIAMYRAKQNGKNALRFYESHYQNEFNRRFLIQSEMSEILRKSSFRLFYQPVFCADNDQITGVEALIRWPESPKSYTPDEFIPVAEETRLIHDLGQWVLTTALTDLASWQRRFADDFSMAINISALQLQDPQLTKKIKDETTRHGVLPSTIILEITETALLEDDEVTRETLHSLSSQGFQIALDDFGMGFSSIAHLNNFPIDIVKLDKSLQNKEPNVNKKKSLLEAVTIMLKLLDFIVVAEGIETESQLLVCHELKIDKIQGYLLGKPMPAHMLEEKLLAQSA; encoded by the coding sequence ATGAGAATTTTGATTGTTGATGACGATGAAATTGATAGTGCGCTGGTAAAAAGAGCGTTGAGTACATCTTTACAAAATAGCTACGAAGTGAAAGAGGCTGACTCTGTCGCCAAAGGGCTTGCCCTAATTGAAGCAGAAACCTTTGATGTTATTTTACTTGATTATCATATGCCTGAAGTTAACGGTATTGAAATGATTATCGACATTCGTTCTCGCCCAAATCTTGGTAATACCGCTATTATTGTTATTAGTGCCGCACAAGACAGTTCAATTGCGTTGAACTGTATTGAAGCTGGAGCACAAGACTTTATCCCTAAAATTGACATCTCGCATGTCAAACTCCATCAAGCGATTATACATTCTAAGAAACGCTTTGAAATGGAGCAGCAAATGCATGAAAGCTACTTAGCTTTAAAAAACATGGCTGAAACAGATCAATTAACGGGTCTACATAATCGCTATTATTTTGATGAAACCCTCAAGTTTATGATTGCTAATAGCGACCGTTCAAAGCTATCTGTCGGTATGCTAGCCTTGGATTTAGACGACTTTAAACATGTTAATGACTCACTGGGCCATCATGCAGGAGATCAATTACTGGTCGATTTGGTTGGCAGAGTTAAAGAATGCTTAAGGATCAATGATGGTTTCGCTCGACTAGGTGGTGACGAATTTGCTATCACCTTAGCCAATGTCCATTCTGTCGAAGAAGTTAATATGATCGCCAATCGTATTTTAACATCATTTCAAAAGCCATTTTTAATCGATGGTCATCGTATTAAATGTACTATTAGCATGGGAGCTGCCTTATACCCAAATGATGCGGATAGCCGAGTACAATTGGTCAAGTGCGCTGATATAGCGATGTACAGAGCAAAACAAAATGGTAAAAACGCTTTAAGATTCTATGAATCGCATTATCAAAATGAATTTAATCGCCGTTTTTTGATTCAAAGTGAAATGAGTGAAATCCTACGTAAATCATCGTTTAGACTATTTTATCAACCGGTATTTTGTGCAGACAACGATCAAATTACCGGGGTTGAAGCCCTTATTAGATGGCCTGAATCACCGAAGTCATATACGCCTGATGAATTTATTCCTGTTGCTGAAGAAACACGATTGATTCATGATCTCGGTCAATGGGTACTTACCACCGCACTAACTGACTTAGCATCATGGCAAAGACGATTTGCCGATGATTTCTCCATGGCCATCAATATCTCAGCCTTACAATTGCAAGATCCCCAATTAACTAAAAAAATAAAAGACGAAACGACACGGCACGGAGTTCTACCTAGTACCATTATCTTAGAAATCACTGAAACAGCACTTTTAGAAGACGATGAAGTAACGCGAGAAACACTTCATTCATTATCATCTCAAGGTTTCCAAATAGCATTAGATGATTTTGGTATGGGATTTTCTTCTATTGCTCATTTAAATAACTTCCCTATTGATATCGTTAAACTCGACAAGTCTTTACAAAACAAGGAGCCAAACGTTAATAAGAAAAAAAGCTTGCTTGAAGCCGTTACAATTATGCTTAAGCTTCTTGATTTCATTGTTGTTGCTGAAGGTATAGAAACAGAGAGTCAGTTATTAGTTTGTCATGAGCTTAAAATAGATAAGATACAAGGTTATTTACTGGGTAAGCCTATGCCAGCACATATGTTAGAAGAAAAGTTGCTTGCACAGAGCGCATAA
- the rrtA gene encoding rhombosortase encodes MRLSLSAFPISVQQVTVPAIVLIISLVAFIFDSSFSGFFVYQRSLVTQGEVWRVFTGHFFHTNGAHFLLNSAAVIMLWALHGHFYTIKSYLIVFMISAVICAAGIHWFSPNIEQYVGLSGILHGLFIWGAIEDIKAKERTGYLLLIGVILKIAHEQYYGASEDVADLIGANVAINAHLWGALGGVLAILFLMAIKSFSLKKTLR; translated from the coding sequence ATGCGATTGTCACTTTCTGCTTTTCCAATTTCTGTTCAACAAGTAACGGTTCCCGCCATAGTTCTGATTATTTCACTGGTTGCTTTTATATTTGATAGTAGTTTCAGTGGTTTTTTTGTTTATCAACGCAGTTTAGTCACACAAGGCGAAGTTTGGCGGGTATTTACCGGGCATTTTTTTCACACCAATGGTGCCCATTTCCTGTTGAATAGTGCAGCGGTTATTATGTTGTGGGCTTTACATGGTCATTTCTACACCATTAAAAGTTATCTGATTGTGTTTATGATAAGTGCTGTTATTTGTGCTGCTGGCATCCATTGGTTTTCGCCAAACATTGAACAATACGTGGGTTTATCCGGTATTTTACATGGCTTGTTTATTTGGGGCGCTATTGAGGATATCAAAGCAAAAGAGCGCACCGGTTACTTATTACTTATTGGAGTAATTTTAAAGATAGCTCACGAACAATATTATGGCGCAAGTGAAGACGTCGCTGACTTGATTGGCGCTAACGTAGCAATAAATGCTCATTTATGGGGGGCATTAGGTGGTGTGCTTGCCATATTATTTTTAATGGCTATCAAATCATTTTCACTAAAAAAAACATTAAGGTAA